From Primulina tabacum isolate GXHZ01 chromosome 2, ASM2559414v2, whole genome shotgun sequence, one genomic window encodes:
- the LOC142536968 gene encoding deSI-like protein At4g17486 — protein MRLFPVSSSSDSSPEELSNGKKIHSMLYLNVYDLTPINNYLYWFGLGIFHSGIEAHEMEYGFGAHEYPTSGVFEVEPRGCPGFIFRRSILLGTTDMSRAEFRSFMEDLSNRYHGDTYHLISKNCNHFTDQVCLHLTGNPIPGWVNRLARIGAFCNCLLPESIQASSVRHLPDHQMFSEDGMDSGGSSDAGESEEDNLDHHLLMAPNSDVAFFKDKPVRLAKDNL, from the exons ATGCGTTTATTTCCAGTTTCATCAAGCTCCGATAGTTCGCCAGAGGAGCTGAGCAATGGGAAGAAAATTCATTCGATGTTGTACCTAAACGTGTATGATCTCACCCCTATAAACAACTACCTCTATTGGTTTGGCCTCGGAATCTTTCATTCTGGTATTGAAG CTCATGAAATGGAATATGGGTTTGGAGCTCATGAGTACCCAACTAGTGGAGTGTTTGAAGTCGAACCTAGAGGTTGCCCCGGTTTTATTTTTAGGCGCTCAATCCTTTTGGGCACCACTGACATGTCTCGTGCAGAATTTCGGTCATTTATGGAGGATCTTTCCAATAGATATCATGGGGACACATACCATTTGATTTCCAAGAATTGCAACCATTTTACTGATCAAGTCTGTTTGCATCTGACCGGAAACCCCATTCCGGGATGGGTGAATAGATTGGCTCGAATTG GAGCTTTTTGTAATTGTCTGTTGCCTGAGAGTATTCAGGCTTCGTCAGTCAGACATCTCCCTGACCATCAAATGTTTTCAG AAGATGGAATGGATTCCGGTGGATCATCTGACGCAGGAGAAAGCGAAGAAGACAATCTAGACCATCACCTACTTATGGCGCCCAACAGCGATGTAGCATTTTTTAAGGACAAACCAGTAAGGCTAGCCAAAGATAATCTATGA